A window from Nasonia vitripennis strain AsymCx chromosome 2 unlocalized genomic scaffold, Nvit_psr_1.1 chr2_random0010, whole genome shotgun sequence encodes these proteins:
- the LOC100121156 gene encoding facilitated trehalose transporter Tret1 isoform X1 yields MPGPRNYETFNRPSTSSSSNESIYQIARKNSVVLDAEKAALFDQNCNATKIQLASTNGIIDKNDAPERKKRKGSPYRQILAALVAQLGTVNTGMVFAYSAIAIPQLKANDSAIPIDDSQQSWIASMSAIGTPIGCLFTGYLMDVLGRKYSLIVTEIPALLGWILIFYASDVRMIYAGRFFTGLGSGMVGAPARVYTSEVTQPHLRGTLTAIASVGVSTGVLVEYTLGAVLNWKTVAGISAIVPAAAVVLMFLFPETPSYLISVNKQQEARESLQKFRSTSYDLNEEMDTLVNFSNKNNLKRLTGLREILKALVQPNALKPFALLFLYFLIYQWTGTNAVTFYAVDIIADSGIKLNKYLVAVLLGVVRLASTIAACIACRRFGRRPMTFISSIGCGVAMLSFGSYVSFKDQLSNYSWIPVVCIMGYTIACTLGFLVIPWIMIGEIYPVQIRGLAGGLTTMSTHFFVFTVVKTYPMLVSSLSQQGVYFLYGTISIVGTIYFYICLPETKNKTLQEIEDYFSGRNNNLHTGRIAVSKPKILEVKKGQTLPT; encoded by the exons GAAAAATTCAGTGGTGCTCGATGCAGAGAAAGCCGCTCTCTTTGACCAGAACTGCAATGCGACGAAGATACAGCTGGCCTCGACGAATGGCATCATCGACAAGAACGACGCCCCCGAGAGGAAGAAGCGAAAAGGCAGCCCGTACAGGCAGATCCTGGCTGCCTTGGTCGCGCAGCTCGGGACCGTCAACACCGGAATGGTTTTCGCCTACTCCGCCATAGCCATTCCCCAGCTGAAGGCCAACGACAGCGCCATACCCATCGACGATTCGCAACAGTCCTGGATAG CGAGCATGTCGGCGATCGGTACGCCGATCGGCTGTCTCTTCACTGGTTACCTGATGGACGTGCTCGGTCGCAAGTACTCGCTCATAGTGACCGAGATCCCGGCCCTGCTCGGCTGGATTCTCATCTTCTACGCCTCGGACGTGCGGATGATCTACGCTGGACGCTTCTTCACGGGTCTAGGCTCTGGCATGGTCGGAGCCCCGGCTCGGGTCTACACGAGCGAGGTGACCCAGCCACATCTGCGGGGCACGCTCACGGCCATCGCTAGTGTCGGGGTCAGCACGGGCGTCCTCGTCGAGTACACGCTCGGCGCCGTGCTCAACTGGAAGACCGTAGCCGGCATCAGCGCCATCGTCCCCGCGGCTGCCGTCGTCCTCATGTTCCTCTTCCCCGAGACGCCGTCCTACCTGATCTCCGTGAACAAGCAGCAGGAAGCGCGCGAGTCCCTGCAGAAGTTCCGCAGCACCTCGTACGACCTCAACGAGGAGATGGACACCCTGGTGAACTTTTCCAACAAGAACAACCTCAAGAGGCTCACCGGCCTGAGAGAGATTCTCAAGGCACTCGTCCAGCCGAACGCGCTCAAGCCGTTTGCGTTGCTCTTCCTCTACTTCCTCATCTACCAGTGGACGGGAACTAACGCCGTGACCTTCTACGCGGTGGACATCATCGCCGACTCCGGTATCAAGCTGAACAAGTACTTGGTCGCGGTCCTGCTGGGTGTCGTGCGGCTGGCCTCGACCATCGCCGCCTGCATCGCATGCCGGAGATTCGGTCGTCGGCCCATGACCTTCATCTCGTCGATCGGTTGCGGCGTGGCCATGCTCAGCTTTGGCTCCTACGTCAGCTTCAAGGACCAGCTGTCGAATTACTCCTGGATCCCGGTGGTCTGCATCATGGGCTACACGATCGCGTGCACTCTCGGATTTCTTGTCATCCCCTGGATCATGATCGGCGAGATTTATCCGGTGCAGATCCGTGGGCTCGCCGGTGGCCTCACAACCATGAGTACACACTTCTTCGTCTTCACCGTCGTTAAGACGTACCCAATGCTCGTGTCGAGTCTCAGCCAGCAGGGCGTGTACTTCCTCTACGGGACTATCTCGATCGTCGGCACTATATACTTCTACATCTGCCTGCCGGAGACGAAGAACAAGACGCTCCAGGAGATTGAGGACTACTTCTCGGGCAGAAACAACAACCTGCATACCGGAAGAATCGCTGTTAGCAAGCCAAAGATTTTGGAAGTCAAAAAGGGCCAGACGCTTCCTACGTGA
- the LOC100121156 gene encoding facilitated trehalose transporter Tret1 isoform X2 produces the protein MSEKNSVVLDAEKAALFDQNCNATKIQLASTNGIIDKNDAPERKKRKGSPYRQILAALVAQLGTVNTGMVFAYSAIAIPQLKANDSAIPIDDSQQSWIASMSAIGTPIGCLFTGYLMDVLGRKYSLIVTEIPALLGWILIFYASDVRMIYAGRFFTGLGSGMVGAPARVYTSEVTQPHLRGTLTAIASVGVSTGVLVEYTLGAVLNWKTVAGISAIVPAAAVVLMFLFPETPSYLISVNKQQEARESLQKFRSTSYDLNEEMDTLVNFSNKNNLKRLTGLREILKALVQPNALKPFALLFLYFLIYQWTGTNAVTFYAVDIIADSGIKLNKYLVAVLLGVVRLASTIAACIACRRFGRRPMTFISSIGCGVAMLSFGSYVSFKDQLSNYSWIPVVCIMGYTIACTLGFLVIPWIMIGEIYPVQIRGLAGGLTTMSTHFFVFTVVKTYPMLVSSLSQQGVYFLYGTISIVGTIYFYICLPETKNKTLQEIEDYFSGRNNNLHTGRIAVSKPKILEVKKGQTLPT, from the exons GAAAAATTCAGTGGTGCTCGATGCAGAGAAAGCCGCTCTCTTTGACCAGAACTGCAATGCGACGAAGATACAGCTGGCCTCGACGAATGGCATCATCGACAAGAACGACGCCCCCGAGAGGAAGAAGCGAAAAGGCAGCCCGTACAGGCAGATCCTGGCTGCCTTGGTCGCGCAGCTCGGGACCGTCAACACCGGAATGGTTTTCGCCTACTCCGCCATAGCCATTCCCCAGCTGAAGGCCAACGACAGCGCCATACCCATCGACGATTCGCAACAGTCCTGGATAG CGAGCATGTCGGCGATCGGTACGCCGATCGGCTGTCTCTTCACTGGTTACCTGATGGACGTGCTCGGTCGCAAGTACTCGCTCATAGTGACCGAGATCCCGGCCCTGCTCGGCTGGATTCTCATCTTCTACGCCTCGGACGTGCGGATGATCTACGCTGGACGCTTCTTCACGGGTCTAGGCTCTGGCATGGTCGGAGCCCCGGCTCGGGTCTACACGAGCGAGGTGACCCAGCCACATCTGCGGGGCACGCTCACGGCCATCGCTAGTGTCGGGGTCAGCACGGGCGTCCTCGTCGAGTACACGCTCGGCGCCGTGCTCAACTGGAAGACCGTAGCCGGCATCAGCGCCATCGTCCCCGCGGCTGCCGTCGTCCTCATGTTCCTCTTCCCCGAGACGCCGTCCTACCTGATCTCCGTGAACAAGCAGCAGGAAGCGCGCGAGTCCCTGCAGAAGTTCCGCAGCACCTCGTACGACCTCAACGAGGAGATGGACACCCTGGTGAACTTTTCCAACAAGAACAACCTCAAGAGGCTCACCGGCCTGAGAGAGATTCTCAAGGCACTCGTCCAGCCGAACGCGCTCAAGCCGTTTGCGTTGCTCTTCCTCTACTTCCTCATCTACCAGTGGACGGGAACTAACGCCGTGACCTTCTACGCGGTGGACATCATCGCCGACTCCGGTATCAAGCTGAACAAGTACTTGGTCGCGGTCCTGCTGGGTGTCGTGCGGCTGGCCTCGACCATCGCCGCCTGCATCGCATGCCGGAGATTCGGTCGTCGGCCCATGACCTTCATCTCGTCGATCGGTTGCGGCGTGGCCATGCTCAGCTTTGGCTCCTACGTCAGCTTCAAGGACCAGCTGTCGAATTACTCCTGGATCCCGGTGGTCTGCATCATGGGCTACACGATCGCGTGCACTCTCGGATTTCTTGTCATCCCCTGGATCATGATCGGCGAGATTTATCCGGTGCAGATCCGTGGGCTCGCCGGTGGCCTCACAACCATGAGTACACACTTCTTCGTCTTCACCGTCGTTAAGACGTACCCAATGCTCGTGTCGAGTCTCAGCCAGCAGGGCGTGTACTTCCTCTACGGGACTATCTCGATCGTCGGCACTATATACTTCTACATCTGCCTGCCGGAGACGAAGAACAAGACGCTCCAGGAGATTGAGGACTACTTCTCGGGCAGAAACAACAACCTGCATACCGGAAGAATCGCTGTTAGCAAGCCAAAGATTTTGGAAGTCAAAAAGGGCCAGACGCTTCCTACGTGA
- the LOC100679774 gene encoding uncharacterized protein LOC100679774, giving the protein MAVCTLSNAFRRLNIFRKGIISAHLSTQHTELPLKANLILLQPEKLSNKHFENHVTFTARSVNLNFDIPRNGLPISKIIECPIIPNFQIDEPVKNKIEKSDIIPNEVVETPGTNIIEKQAARLIVIRRKKMKKHKRRKFLKKMKFVILKRRQKKKLLRERAFQAELQEIYAKAEQFDPKEYVAEQLHILKRERLPTKWRGEVVPESMIIQFMKEKADKKAHKQRLHNYRLKLD; this is encoded by the exons ATGGCAGTTTGCACGTTGTCAAATGCTTTCAGACGGCTCAATATATTCCGAAAAG GAATTATCTCAGCACATCTTTCGACGCAACATACCGAACTGCCATTAAAAGCCAATCTAATTTTGTTACAACCAGAGAAGCTAAGCAACAAGCATTTTGAAAACCATGTTACTTTTACTGCAAGATCGGTCAACCTCAACTTTGATATTCCAAGAAATGGCTTGCCAATAAGCAAAATTATTGAGTGCCCTATAATaccaaattttcaaattgatGAGCCAGTAAAGAATaagattgaaaaaagtgatatTATTCCTAACGAAGTTGTAGAAACACCAGGTACCAATATTATCGAAAAGCAGGCTGCAAGATTGATAGTTATCAGGCGAaagaaaatgaagaagcaCAAGAGAAGGAAGTTCCTTAAGAAAATGAAATTCGTAATACTGAAGAGgaggcaaaagaaaaaattgttgCGTGAAAGAGCTTTCCAAGCAGAACTTCAGGAAATTTATGCCAAAGCTGAACAGTTTGATCCTAAGGAATATGTTGCTGAACAACTTCACATTTTGAAAAGAGAAAGATTGCCGACTAAATGGAGAGGAGAAGTTGTACCTGAGTCAATGATCATACAGTTCATGAAAGAAAAAGCGGATAAGAAAGCTCACAAACAAAGATTGCATAACTATAGGTTAAAACTCGATTGA
- the LOC116416548 gene encoding uncharacterized protein LOC116416548 isoform X2, which produces MFRATSDEIFRLWQKAIPNGNSLRKHHRICELHFKKDEVEKEFIHVLPDGSRYTLPKDKCSLKKGSVPSIFPLIEKETNAEDRQPVCCAVVSVEVNYLPKAIGACNASSTSPLLPSGSSNQEVEVFENNGNSRSYEITLDKTFKRQCLDETAIEPAKELTYSAEINFTPTIAGCCRQHGTLHDLAGTLRESEPPAANAQFQTICNDLIKNPQTIPLPATWIPQVISTGQPCIMWAEWKKQYSGIYKRIILFPDMSVKIYIEECLISIAQINKVEDVDDINELISFVAQAVFPCQKIDGIKAPTCPGYIVTKISAPGPKLSTCTDCTILRQNRKKTLTATDQIRKLREFRRRRTFQSRNYKRNKNRMIKKIADLKDKVQSLKSKCAMADGKAVQKACESLPEGQRTAVQACLNASKVKDKRGIRYTNQWIYECLLLRTKSRKTYNHLRNHNILALPSLQTLNRYMRVIKSSYGFDAKTLDVLKTKVESMDQSDVHGVLLVDEMKLSKSVSFNRQNLQMEGFTDLGIYTPEHQKGQKGDHALVNMFQPFKGKWVQALGCFLSKGSANGTVLHHMMEAIILAEKAGLKVDAIANDGASWNRTMWDLFGVTEDCVSIEHIVDPERRLWFFSDFPHLIKCVRNFFSKQEKHANVWTPDGHVSLKHWYALLAIENPNAYNLKVNYHLREEHINPQYYQKMNVALAFQFFGVADSMQIFQDKHPDLTDCEGYIKFCRRIKSLITAMNSRTPLNSLKPGNEIWQSIKSFLVYLKEWEVQAKSRNFEFITDSTFYGLKVSLKAALELCTFLVEKCDFKYVMTSRFNQDNLERFFGLMRNCCGSNDHPDSTLFIQMYILVSTYSLIKPPKGSNVSGAEIVDVLLSIKDIKNVDDRREQWDAQIDTILDKGVHADTLSDVVKLMEEHDYFQCSTSDYVLAYVAGFVVRKATRFAKYISSDGKPLVCKDCLTSLERSKNDEESDIYKLIRMRTKGFLKEPSIKLFNLISLLE; this is translated from the exons ATGTTTAGGGCCACATCA GATGAAATTTTTCGTTTATGGCAAAAAGCTATTCCAAACGGCAATTCGTTGCGAAAGCACCATCGCATTTGTGaacttcattttaaaaaagatgAAGTCGAGAAAGAATTCATCCACGTTCTTCCCGATGGCAGTAGATATACATTGCCAAAGGATAAATGTTCCCTAAAAAAAGGTTCGGTGCCGTCTATTTTTCCATTAATTGAGAAAGAAACCAATGCAGAAGATCGACAACCAGTATGCTGTGCTGTAGTCTCTGTAGAAGTTAATTATTTGCCGAAAGCAATTGGTGCATGCA ATGCTTCGTCAACTAGTCCGCTGTTACCTTCAGGAAGTAGTAACCAAGAGGTCgaagtttttgaaa ATAACGGAAATTCACGAAGTTATGAGATTACACTAG acAAAACGTTTAAAAGACAATGTTTAGACGAAACTGCAATTGAGCCTGCGAAAGAATTAACGTATAGCGCTGAAATCAATT TTACACCAACAATTGCGGGTTGTTGTCGGCAACATGGTACACTGCACGATCTTGCTGGTACTTTACGTGAATCGGAACCTCCTGCGGCGAATGCACAGTTTCAAACAATCTGTAATGATCTCATCAAAAATCCTCAAACAATTCCTTTACCTGCAACGTGGATTCCACAGGTAATAAGTACTGGACAACCATGCATAATGTGGGCGGAATGGAAAAAACAATACAGTGGAATATATAAACGTATCATCCTTTTTCCGGATATGAGTGTAAAA ATTTACATCGAAGAATGTCTTATTTCTATCGCCCAAATCAACAAAGTGGAAGATGTCGATGATATTAATGAATTAATATCCTTTGTTGCTCAGGCAGTGTTTCCTTGCCAGAAAATTGACGGCATaaa AGCACCGACTTGCCCTGGGTATATTGTAACGAAGATTTCTGCACCTGGTCCAAAATTAAGTACATGCACGGATTGCACAATTCTACGACAGAATCGAAAGAAGACACTTACTGCTACTGATCAGATTCGCAAGCTTAGAGAATTCCGCAGAAGGCGTACGTTCCAAAGTCGtaattataaaagaaacaaaaatagaATGATAAAAAAG ATTGCTGATCTGAAAGATAAAGTGCAAAGTCTGAAAAGTAAATGCGCTATGGCAGATGGGAAAGCAGTACAAAAAGCTTGTGAGTCGTTACCCGAAGGTCAACGGACTGCCGTGCAAGCATGTCTTAACGCATCAAAAGTAAAAGATAAAAGAGGTATTAGGTATACAAACCAATGGATATATGAGTGCCTTCTATTAAGAACTAAGAGTCGAAAAACGTACAATCATTTACGCAATCATAATATATTAGCGTTGCCATCTTTACAAACATTAAATCGCTACATGAGAGTAATAAAAAGTTCTTATGGTTTCGATGCAAAAACTTTGGATGTTTTGAAGACAAAAGTCGAGTCCATGGATCAATCAGATGTACATG GTGTTTTACTAGTCGATGAAATGAAGCTGTCGAAAAGCGTTTCTTTTAATcggcaaaatttacaaatggAGGGTTTCACTGATCTTGGCATATACACACCTGAACATCAGAAGGGACAAAAAGGTGACCACGCGCTTGTAAACATGTTCCAACCCTTCAAAGGGAAATGGGTGCAAGCACTAGGTTGCTTTCTCAGTAAAGGTAGTGCGAACGGCACAGTTTTACATCATATGATGGAGGCCATCATCTTAGCTGAGAAAGCCGGCTTAAAAGTCGATGCAATTGCCAATGATGGTGCATCGTGGAACCGTACGATGTGGGATTTGTTTGGCGTTACGGAAGATTGCGTCAGTATAGAGCACATCGTTGATCCAGAACGCAGATTATGGTTTTTTTCGGACTTTCCACATCTAATAAAGTGTGTGCGCAATTTCTTTTCGAAGCAAGAAAAACATGCTAACGTTTGG ACACCCGATGGACATGTTTCCTTAAAACATTGGTACGCTCTCCTAGCTATTGAAAATCCCAACGCATAtaatttaaaagtaaattatcaCTTAAGGGAAGAGCATATTAATCCGCAATACTACCAAAAAATGAATGTTGCTCTAGCGTTTCAG TTCTTTGGAGTTGCTGATAGTATGCAAATCTTTCAAGATAAACATCCGGATCTTACAGATTGTGAGGGATATATTAAGTTTTGTAGAAGGATTAAGTCACTTATTACCGCCATGAATAGCAGAACGCCTTTAAATAGCTTAAAGCCAGGCAACGAAATATGGCAG AGTATTAAATCCTTTTTGGTATATCTAAAAGAATGGGAAGTGCAAGCAAAATCtcgaaattttgaatttataactGATTCGACATTTTATGGTTTGAAAGTGTCCTTGAAAGCGGCTTTAGAGCTTTGTACATTTCTTGTTGAAAAGTGCGATTTCAAATACGTCATGACATCTAGGTTTAATCAGGATAACTTGGAG agattttttGGCTTGATGCGCAACTGCTGCGGATCGAACGATCATCCCGACTCAACATTATTTATACAGATGTATATACTTGTGTCGACATATTCCCTAATCAAACCACCCAAAGGTTCTAATGTTTCTGGTGCTGAGATCGTGGATGTATTGCTCAGCATAAAAGACATTAAAAATGTGGATGATCGACGGGAGCAGTGGGATGCGCAAATCGACACTATTTTAGATAAGGGTGTGCACGCCGATACCCTATCTGACGTTGTAAAATTGATGGAAGAGCACGACTACTTCCAGTGTTCTACATCAGACTATGTGTTAGCGTACGTAGCAGGCTTCGTAGTACGAAAAGCTACGAGGTTTGCGAAATATATATCGAGCGACGGAAAGCCTTTAGTTTGTAAGGATTGTTTAACGTCGTTGGAACGATCAAAAAATGACGAGGAATCAGACATATACAAATTGATACGCATGCGAACTAAGGGCTTTCTGAAGGAACCTTCGAtcaaactttttaatttaataagtttATTGGAGTAA
- the LOC116416548 gene encoding uncharacterized protein LOC116416548 isoform X1, whose protein sequence is MFRATSDEIFRLWQKAIPNGNSLRKHHRICELHFKKDEVEKEFIHVLPDGSRYTLPKDKCSLKKGSVPSIFPLIEKETNAEDRQPVCCAVVSVEVNYLPKAIGACNASSTSPLLPSGSSNQEVEVFENAGKVRNEIVNKAAENTEYLRSISQENVVLENNGNSRSYEITLDKTFKRQCLDETAIEPAKELTYSAEINFTPTIAGCCRQHGTLHDLAGTLRESEPPAANAQFQTICNDLIKNPQTIPLPATWIPQVISTGQPCIMWAEWKKQYSGIYKRIILFPDMSVKIYIEECLISIAQINKVEDVDDINELISFVAQAVFPCQKIDGIKAPTCPGYIVTKISAPGPKLSTCTDCTILRQNRKKTLTATDQIRKLREFRRRRTFQSRNYKRNKNRMIKKIADLKDKVQSLKSKCAMADGKAVQKACESLPEGQRTAVQACLNASKVKDKRGIRYTNQWIYECLLLRTKSRKTYNHLRNHNILALPSLQTLNRYMRVIKSSYGFDAKTLDVLKTKVESMDQSDVHGVLLVDEMKLSKSVSFNRQNLQMEGFTDLGIYTPEHQKGQKGDHALVNMFQPFKGKWVQALGCFLSKGSANGTVLHHMMEAIILAEKAGLKVDAIANDGASWNRTMWDLFGVTEDCVSIEHIVDPERRLWFFSDFPHLIKCVRNFFSKQEKHANVWTPDGHVSLKHWYALLAIENPNAYNLKVNYHLREEHINPQYYQKMNVALAFQFFGVADSMQIFQDKHPDLTDCEGYIKFCRRIKSLITAMNSRTPLNSLKPGNEIWQSIKSFLVYLKEWEVQAKSRNFEFITDSTFYGLKVSLKAALELCTFLVEKCDFKYVMTSRFNQDNLERFFGLMRNCCGSNDHPDSTLFIQMYILVSTYSLIKPPKGSNVSGAEIVDVLLSIKDIKNVDDRREQWDAQIDTILDKGVHADTLSDVVKLMEEHDYFQCSTSDYVLAYVAGFVVRKATRFAKYISSDGKPLVCKDCLTSLERSKNDEESDIYKLIRMRTKGFLKEPSIKLFNLISLLE, encoded by the exons ATGTTTAGGGCCACATCA GATGAAATTTTTCGTTTATGGCAAAAAGCTATTCCAAACGGCAATTCGTTGCGAAAGCACCATCGCATTTGTGaacttcattttaaaaaagatgAAGTCGAGAAAGAATTCATCCACGTTCTTCCCGATGGCAGTAGATATACATTGCCAAAGGATAAATGTTCCCTAAAAAAAGGTTCGGTGCCGTCTATTTTTCCATTAATTGAGAAAGAAACCAATGCAGAAGATCGACAACCAGTATGCTGTGCTGTAGTCTCTGTAGAAGTTAATTATTTGCCGAAAGCAATTGGTGCATGCA ATGCTTCGTCAACTAGTCCGCTGTTACCTTCAGGAAGTAGTAACCAAGAGGTCgaagtttttgaaaatgccGGAAAAGTAAGAAATGAAATAGTTAACAAAGCTGCAGAAAATACGGAATATTTACGAAGTATTAGCCAAGAGAATGTAGTCCTTGAAAATAACGGAAATTCACGAAGTTATGAGATTACACTAG acAAAACGTTTAAAAGACAATGTTTAGACGAAACTGCAATTGAGCCTGCGAAAGAATTAACGTATAGCGCTGAAATCAATT TTACACCAACAATTGCGGGTTGTTGTCGGCAACATGGTACACTGCACGATCTTGCTGGTACTTTACGTGAATCGGAACCTCCTGCGGCGAATGCACAGTTTCAAACAATCTGTAATGATCTCATCAAAAATCCTCAAACAATTCCTTTACCTGCAACGTGGATTCCACAGGTAATAAGTACTGGACAACCATGCATAATGTGGGCGGAATGGAAAAAACAATACAGTGGAATATATAAACGTATCATCCTTTTTCCGGATATGAGTGTAAAA ATTTACATCGAAGAATGTCTTATTTCTATCGCCCAAATCAACAAAGTGGAAGATGTCGATGATATTAATGAATTAATATCCTTTGTTGCTCAGGCAGTGTTTCCTTGCCAGAAAATTGACGGCATaaa AGCACCGACTTGCCCTGGGTATATTGTAACGAAGATTTCTGCACCTGGTCCAAAATTAAGTACATGCACGGATTGCACAATTCTACGACAGAATCGAAAGAAGACACTTACTGCTACTGATCAGATTCGCAAGCTTAGAGAATTCCGCAGAAGGCGTACGTTCCAAAGTCGtaattataaaagaaacaaaaatagaATGATAAAAAAG ATTGCTGATCTGAAAGATAAAGTGCAAAGTCTGAAAAGTAAATGCGCTATGGCAGATGGGAAAGCAGTACAAAAAGCTTGTGAGTCGTTACCCGAAGGTCAACGGACTGCCGTGCAAGCATGTCTTAACGCATCAAAAGTAAAAGATAAAAGAGGTATTAGGTATACAAACCAATGGATATATGAGTGCCTTCTATTAAGAACTAAGAGTCGAAAAACGTACAATCATTTACGCAATCATAATATATTAGCGTTGCCATCTTTACAAACATTAAATCGCTACATGAGAGTAATAAAAAGTTCTTATGGTTTCGATGCAAAAACTTTGGATGTTTTGAAGACAAAAGTCGAGTCCATGGATCAATCAGATGTACATG GTGTTTTACTAGTCGATGAAATGAAGCTGTCGAAAAGCGTTTCTTTTAATcggcaaaatttacaaatggAGGGTTTCACTGATCTTGGCATATACACACCTGAACATCAGAAGGGACAAAAAGGTGACCACGCGCTTGTAAACATGTTCCAACCCTTCAAAGGGAAATGGGTGCAAGCACTAGGTTGCTTTCTCAGTAAAGGTAGTGCGAACGGCACAGTTTTACATCATATGATGGAGGCCATCATCTTAGCTGAGAAAGCCGGCTTAAAAGTCGATGCAATTGCCAATGATGGTGCATCGTGGAACCGTACGATGTGGGATTTGTTTGGCGTTACGGAAGATTGCGTCAGTATAGAGCACATCGTTGATCCAGAACGCAGATTATGGTTTTTTTCGGACTTTCCACATCTAATAAAGTGTGTGCGCAATTTCTTTTCGAAGCAAGAAAAACATGCTAACGTTTGG ACACCCGATGGACATGTTTCCTTAAAACATTGGTACGCTCTCCTAGCTATTGAAAATCCCAACGCATAtaatttaaaagtaaattatcaCTTAAGGGAAGAGCATATTAATCCGCAATACTACCAAAAAATGAATGTTGCTCTAGCGTTTCAG TTCTTTGGAGTTGCTGATAGTATGCAAATCTTTCAAGATAAACATCCGGATCTTACAGATTGTGAGGGATATATTAAGTTTTGTAGAAGGATTAAGTCACTTATTACCGCCATGAATAGCAGAACGCCTTTAAATAGCTTAAAGCCAGGCAACGAAATATGGCAG AGTATTAAATCCTTTTTGGTATATCTAAAAGAATGGGAAGTGCAAGCAAAATCtcgaaattttgaatttataactGATTCGACATTTTATGGTTTGAAAGTGTCCTTGAAAGCGGCTTTAGAGCTTTGTACATTTCTTGTTGAAAAGTGCGATTTCAAATACGTCATGACATCTAGGTTTAATCAGGATAACTTGGAG agattttttGGCTTGATGCGCAACTGCTGCGGATCGAACGATCATCCCGACTCAACATTATTTATACAGATGTATATACTTGTGTCGACATATTCCCTAATCAAACCACCCAAAGGTTCTAATGTTTCTGGTGCTGAGATCGTGGATGTATTGCTCAGCATAAAAGACATTAAAAATGTGGATGATCGACGGGAGCAGTGGGATGCGCAAATCGACACTATTTTAGATAAGGGTGTGCACGCCGATACCCTATCTGACGTTGTAAAATTGATGGAAGAGCACGACTACTTCCAGTGTTCTACATCAGACTATGTGTTAGCGTACGTAGCAGGCTTCGTAGTACGAAAAGCTACGAGGTTTGCGAAATATATATCGAGCGACGGAAAGCCTTTAGTTTGTAAGGATTGTTTAACGTCGTTGGAACGATCAAAAAATGACGAGGAATCAGACATATACAAATTGATACGCATGCGAACTAAGGGCTTTCTGAAGGAACCTTCGAtcaaactttttaatttaataagtttATTGGAGTAA